In Lactiplantibacillus pentosus, the sequence GCAACTTCGTCATCAGCGACAACTAGTCATGCGGCTGCATCGTCGAGCCACCATTCGTCCACCGCATCGTCCGCTTCAAGTTCAACGAGTGCTGCATCACATTCATCTTCAACTTCGAATTCGTCAAGTTCGGCTAGCTCGAGTTCTAAGAGCTCTGGTAGTTCGACGAGTTCCGGTAAGACGTTTAGCACCTTGGATGAAGCGACGGACTACGGGGAAAATACCGTTAGTGGTAATTACAAAGTCACCACGGATAGTAATGGCTCATATCACGTCACCCACTAGTGTCCAATGCGCTTGATTTCTCACTAGGCTTTTGCGCTGAGATTGGGTATAATAGCCTTAAAATGATTGTAGGAATTGAGTGATGGAATTGAATCGCAATGTGGAAGTTAAATATCCCGCCATTTTTCGTGATGAAGGGACTTATTGGGACGTTCGGTTTCCGGATGTACCCGCCGCACAAACTTTTGGCTCAAGTGTCCAAGTTGCTGCGGACAATGCAGCTAACGCGTTAGCAATTGCGCTCTTTGAACGATCACTACCGGCGGCCTCGGACCCGCAATACTGGCGACTCGCATCGACGGAATTCGTCGTGTGGATCACCATGGCGGATGTCCAGTTTGGCCCTGGTGCCGATACTCCAGAACCAATGAACTAAATCGCGATAAGTTGAAACGGGTGGAGACTGTATTTGCAGTTCTCGACCCGTTTTCTTATGGCCGAAAGAAGGCGTTCAACCTTGCATCATTTACCGTTAATCTTCGATACTGAAATTGCAAAGGGCAAACCGGAGAATATTCGTCATCCGCAACACGCTTGCCCGTTTTGTGACCGCCAACAGTTGACGGACATTCTGGCGACAGAAAATGACCGGATCTGGTTGTTGAATAAATTTCCAACGTTACAAGCGACCTGGCAGACGATCGTCATCGAATCCAGTGACCATACTGGTGATATCTCAACCTATTCATCCAGCCAAAATCGCGCCGTCTTCGCGTTTGCAATCAAGCACTGGCAAGCCACGATTGCGAGCGGGCGTTTCAAATCGGTTTTACTATACAAAAATTTTGGCCCGCATTCTGGTGGTAGCTTGCGGCATCCGCACATGCAAATCGTGGGCTTGACGGCGGTCGACGGCTATGCCAAGATCACTGCCGCTAATTTAACTGGCTATCCAGTCATGACAATCGGGCCCGTCGCAGTCACGATTTCTGATCAACCAGTGATGGGGTTCGTCGAATTCAACGTCACAGCACCACTGACGGCGATTGCGACGTTGGCGGATGCGGTTCAAGTCGTTGTCCGTTATCTCCTGCACACTTACTTTCAGGGACGCTGCGACAGTTATAATCTGTTCGTTTATCCGCAAGATTCGCAAATTACCGTAAAAGTGGTGCCACTCTTCAATGTGTCACCTTACTACATCGGCTATCAGCTTACTCAGGCTGATACCCCGAAGCGGATGCGCGCGATTGCGGACGAGTTACGGCAGAAATTTGCTACCGCTACAGATTAAGAAGCGCAAAAAACGCACGTTAGACCTATGAAAATGAGACCTGACGTGCGTTTTAGTTATTGGTCGTGGTTGTCAGCTGGTGCAGCATTAAGTTAGCTAATTAAGTCCAACCAGTCAAGCTTCGGTTTAACTTGTACAACCAAGCGACGGCTTGTCAGCAATGCGCGCAATAAGTAGGCAGTGGCACAAAGTTGGTGGTGAAAACAGTTAGACGCGTCCAATTCGACAAATTTAGACTGAATTAGTCCTCGGTCACGGCGTGCAGTTTTACGTTTAATAGCCAGCCTAAGCCCACCAGCAGGATGAGCAGGCCGCTAGTCCCAAACGTCAAAGTAAAACCCCAGTGTTGTATCAGCCAGCCGATGCCGGGAAAGCTCCCGACCATCGCGAGGCTGAAGCCCATACTTGCGACACTCAGTAGCGTTGCGCGTTGCCCATTTGGAATCAGCTGATTATAGTAATTGGACAGTAGCGGCTCTAATAGCGCTTGTAGCCCGTTGATCACCAGATAGGCACTGATTAGCCAGTTGGGTGCTGAATTGAATGACCCGAGCAAGGTGAGCGTTAAGCTGCCACATAGGCCAATCAGTAGTCGTCGTTGGGCGAAATGAGCTTGTAACCATGGTGTCAGTTGGATGGCGGCGACGTTGACTGCGAGACCAATCACGAGAATCGTCGTGATTTTTGGACTAGTGAAGTGGCGCGCCGTCATCACGGTTTGAAAGTAATAGTAATACGTGGTGCTGACTGCTGAGAAGACAGCATCGAATAAAATCAAGGCGCGTAAACGCGGTTGGGTTTGAAGGACGTGCCAGGCTGCCACGGTGATTTGTCGGAGACCAGGGCGGCTTTCAGTCGGTGCTATGCCGGCCGGAATCTTCAGACTGGCAGTGAGCAGTACGGCAATTAGCGCCGCAACCAGGTAGATCCAGTACGTCCAGATGAGGTGGTGGCCCAATAACCAGCCAGCTAAGACGACGCCCACGGTATCCGCAATTTCAATCGTGGTATTTAAAACGGTCGTCACGTGCGGATAGCGGCGCGTCGCATCCGCGGCGACTAAACTGTCGTATTGTGCCGCGGCTAATGTGCCGGATTGTAAATTGTACGCCCACGCTTGTAGCACGAAGGCTAGTAGGAACCAACCAAGACTGTGCGCGGTCAACATGATAATGGCGTGACCAATAGCCATCAGGCGGCTACTGATCAACACACTGCGGTAACCAAAGCGGTCCGCAATTACGCCTGAAGGGACTTCTGAGAGAAAACTGGTCAAGTGAAAGACACTCTCACATAAGCCAATCGCAACTAATGAGAGGCCCCGTTGCTGGAGAAAGATCACCCAGAGCGTGGTGATGCCTAAAAACGAACAGGCGGCATAGCCGTAACTCAGTTGGAGGTTACGGCGGATCAGTGGTGATAACATTGAGATAAACTCCTTAGTGTCACGGGACAAAAAAAGACGACCCAATCGTCGTCTTTTGAGTCCGTGACGGTCCGATGGTAGTAAGTGCTCATTTAGCTTGAAAAAGGGCAGACTGCGCCCCTTGGCCGTTCAAAGTTGCGATTGTCATCCGTTTAAGGTTCAGCCAAGCTAAAATCTTCACCATCAATATTCACCACTTTCTAATATTCTTAGTTATCTGTTAGAATTTTAGCATAGGGGACGCCGATTAGCAATCCCTGCTACTTGCGAGTTTGAGGGCCGGTCATTAAGTCTGAATGTGGTATGATATTAAGTAAATGAACAAAGGGACCGGGCTAACACGACAACTTAGCCTGGGGCCCACTATTGGAGGAATAGGCATGCAAAACTTGATTCCAGGCGATATGCTTGAAGTTGGTCAAAAATTAAAATGGGAATTAGATGCGGGCATGACCGCGGATGAAAGCAGTGTGATCAATGACGCGGTCTTAGCCGGCACACAGTACTTTGTCGACGAAGCGCTGGAAGGCAGCTACTGGACGGTCAAGTGGGCGGATGACCACCAAGCCATCGACATTTACGGGACGACTGGCAGTGTCGTCGGCCAAATCAAACCACTGAGTGCGAGTCTTGAGGCCGATTTTCGCCAAGATTCGCAAGGCTTATTTATTCGAATCGAAAAAGAAGTTGCGGTGATCGTCCGCGATAACTAAACCGCGTTAACGAGGTGATTAAATGTTTGAACCAGATGAGGAACGTTTTGCAACCGTCGGACTTGCGGATCAGCTTCCAGGAGCCGTCATCGATAGTATTTGGGAAATCATTGACCAGGATTTGAAGGGTGTGGTCCACTTACCACAAGTCCTTCAATTTGCGCTACTTGCGCGCAACGGCCAGGTCACGGTGATTTTTGAAGCCCGCCACGTCGCGATCATGGAATTTGATTTACCGATTGCCTTTCAGCATGGTTTCCCGGAAACGGTTGCGGTGTTAGACGATGGGCGAACTCAAACGATGATGTTGATGGACGAATTAGCTGACTGATCAAAAAATTAAAACGATTATCGACGCGTATGTCGTGGGCGTTACCACGGGATACATAGGTGGATAATCGTTTTTTTTGTTTAGAATAATAGATACTCGTCCTTGCAATGCGTTGTTGAATCGCACTGTTTGTTAAGGGCGCTTTTTGCGGTCGTGTTTGACTAGGCAGTTATCTGCTTAACTTGTATAATGAGGATAGCAGCGGTATGGAACGGGTATTGAAAATGGGATGGCGTTTTGAATGGTCGCAACGTGAACTGATCAGACGCCAATGCAAGGACTGAGTGTTATTGACGCACGACTGACTGGTCAAACGGCGACGCGTCTCCTGGGTATCAGCGTTGGGAGCAAGCCCGCTTGTTCCGCGGCCGCTGGAATTGTAGAAAGGTGTGGATTTGATGGCAAAGACAGCAATTTGCATTGTCGATCAACAGCGATACCAGGTCGTTGACGGCATGCGATTAGAAGAATTGGAATCGGGACTACGGCAGATGATCATGGCCGATTTCCCACAGGCGCATAACAGCAGTTTTATTTGTAGCGAGCACCTCGTCCATTATCGGCTCGCCAAGATGGATGCCATGATTGAAAATGATTATCGACAAAACGATAAGGTCAATGCGCAGCTTTCGAAAATTTTAGCGAACCATACGTACCGAGTCGTCGATGTTAACAGTGAACTGGAACAATCGCTGACATTCGGCCAACGGGTGGCGGATGCCGTCGCACGATTTGGTGGGAGCTGGGCGTTCATCATTTCATTCGTGCTGGTGATGCTCGTGTGGATGCTACTGAACGTCTTACCGATTTTTAGCCATCATTTCGATCCGTATCCCTTTATCTTACTGAACTTGTTCCTAAGTATGGTGGCGGCGATTCAAGCGCCACTGATTATGATGAGCCAAAATCGGGCGGCCGAGTATGATCGATTGCAAGCGACCAACGATTTTAAGGTCAATTCAATGTCCGAAGAAGAAATTCGTGTCTTGCATTCGAAAGTCGACCATTTGATTCAACAAGACGAACCAAACATGCTGGAGATTCAAAAAATGCAGACGCAGATGTTGGGTGAGATTCAAGCCCAGGTCAACGAATTGCGGCGACTGCAACCCAGACGGCGACGGAATCAAAGCTAGATATTCTCTAGCCCAGCAATGGAGTTGTGGTGCCGCGTGAATCATGCTGATGTGGCATGGTCAGAGAGACGCAATCACGGCCGGCTCACAAACTGGATGCGTCATGTCACTTTAGCTAACCATAATCACGGCCCCGGCTGAGTCACGAGACCAGACTTAATTTAAATATTGTGAAACTAAAAACGACGACGCTAGCTTCAAGTTAGCGTCGTCGTTTGTTATTCTGAATGGCCGTCCAATGAACGGTGCTTGCGGATGCAGACCATTAACTCATTTTCAGTGGTTATTTATATTTCGTTTCTAAGGCACTCATCCAGTAACCGAGTCCAATGCCGATTAGCAGCGCCACTGCACTAAATAAATACGTGCTCAAGGTCGCGTTGGCGTATGAGATGCTTTCGGCAGCGTATGGATTTGGAATCAAAATCAGCAGGGTGCTAGCCAGCACGATGCCTAGAATAAAGTGATAGACTCGTGAATGGAACTTGATGAGCAGGTAATCCATTAACTTTGAGAACAAGGCCATCGCTAAGATCCCACCGATCGCAATTGGTAAATAGACGCCGACGATATCGAATTTTTTAAAGCCGGTCAACATTGGCGTAAAGAGGCCTAAGATCAGGAGTAAGTTAGATGGGCTCAACCCAGGCACGAGCACGCCCAAAGCAATCAAGGCTCCGGCAACGATAAAGCCCCCAAAATTAGCTGGTAGCGTGCCAAATAGTTCGCTCATAAAGTACAGCAGGCCCGCGCTAATGAAGAAGGTCCCAAAGAACCAGACCAGATCTAACCAATCGCGCTTGGACTGGCTTACTGCCGTTTTCGTTAAGGCCGGTAGCGTTCCAATGATTGCCCCAGCAAAGCCCCATAAAACGATGACTTGGGCATGTGCTAATAAATATTCTAATGGGGCGGACAAGGCTGCGATCCCGACGATCCCTCCGAGACCGACCGGGACAAAGTACCAGAAGTCCCGTTTGAAGTTTTGGCGAAAATGGGCCATGAAACCCAGCAAGCGTTCATAAATACCCAAGATTGCGGCCAATACGCCACCAGAGACCCCCGGTAGGATGAAGCCGAGGGCAATCACGATGCCCTTGAAGAAACGTTTCCAGAAAGTATCAGTGGTTTTAGTTGACATAAGTAAGCTCCTTTTGTGCTAATGACTGGTATTTCAGAATGAATCAAAGTACCTAAATATACCAGATATCACGGTTGCTGGCAATCGAAACCCGCAAATGTCCGGTTAAAATTAACCAAAAGTTGCGAAGTCCAAACATTTATCATAAAATGAATGGACATGAAAAAATCTGTAATTTTATGAAAATTATTATTAAATTGGATTAAAGGAAAGTTGAGGTCATATGGAAAATCAGCAGCTTGCCCGTAAATTAAAGCGGCGGCATGTTCAAATGATTGCACTGGGTGGTGCCATTGGGACGGGGCTATTTCTCGGTTCCGGCTCGGCTATCAAGCAGGCCGGACCGTCAATTTTGTTGGCCTACGCAATTGGTGGGTTCTTCTGTTACTTGATGATGCGCGCGTTAGGCGAATTATTGCTCTCAGATACGCGGTTGCATTCATTTTTGGAATTCATCAACCGCTATTTAGGGAAACGATTCGAATTCGCGATTGGTTGGACTTACTGGCTGTGCTGGATCAGTCTCGCGATGGCCGATTTGACTGCCAGTGGGATCTATATTCGATATTGGTTCCCGTGGATTCCACAGTGGGTCACACCGTTAATTATTATTTTAATCTTGCTGGTATTTAATATGTTATCCGTCAGTGCCTTTGGCGAACTCGAATACTGGTTCTCGATGATCAAAGTCGTCGCCATTATTGCGTTGATCGTGACGGGTGCCATTTTGATTGGGTCATCCGCGCACGTCGGCGGTCAAACGGTGTCTATCACTAATCTGGTCAGTCACGGCGGCTTTTTCCCTAAGGGTGTCCAGGGCTTCTTGATGTCTTTCTCACTGGTCATCTTTGCCTTCACTGGTATCGAAATGGTCGGTATCACCGCTGGGGAAGCGGAAAACCCTGAAACGGAGCTGCCTCGCGCCATTAATAGTCTCCCGATTCGAATCTCGTTTTTCTACGTCGGTGCGTTATTCGTGATCATGTCGATCTACCCTTGGGACCAGATTACGACTAGTCAGTCACCATTCGTGCAAGTCTTCAGTGATATCGGCATCAAGGCGGCCGCTAGTATCATTAACTTCGTCGTTTTGACTGCCGCATTATCAGCCTGCAACAGCGCAATTTTCAGTACGAGTCGGACGCTGTTTACGTTAGCGCACGGTCAAAATGCCCCGAAGTGGATGGGTAAGGTCAACCGTTACAACGTGCCTGCGCAGTCGCTCTTGTTCTCATCACTGATTCTATTGATCATTGTGGCGCTAAACTACGTGATTCCAAGCACGGTCTTCACGTTGATCTCAAACGTCGCAACCACCAACTTTATCATTGTCTGGTGTGCGTTACTTGTGTGTCACTTGGTCTACAAACGGACCGCGGACAGTGCCAACAATCCGTTCAAATTACCATTGTTCCCACTGTCAAATGTGGCGACACTTGTCTTTTTCATCGCCGTCACCGTTATCTTGTGTTTTGATACCGTCAACCGCTGGGCGGTCATCGGGTCAGTCGTTTGGTTCGTGGCGCTACTCGTGATCGAACGGGGGATGCACCGGGTGCAATCAGAAAATTAATTTAAATCAGAAGACACCGCTAATCAGGACAATCACGTTAATTACGTTAATTGGACTGCTTAGCGGTGTTTTTTTGAGTGCAAACGGCGCGCATTAAGCAGTCAGTTATTCTATAATTAAGTCAATCAACTTGGACACCGTTGCCAACTGCGGCGAGTGGGCCAGTTGTGAATCATTATTGGGGAGGGATTCACATGCGTTTTAAATCATTATTCATCCTACCACTTGCACTCCTATTAGTCGGCTGTAGTACGAGTCAGTCCACGACCAAAAGTGATGCCTCGTCATCGTCAGCGCGCAAGACCACGACCGTTTCTAAGAAGGCCAGTGTCAAGCAGTCCAAAAAAGCGGCTGCCAAATCTAAGTCAAAGGCGGCCGCAACTTCAACGAGTCAAGCCGCTAAGCAAACGACGAGCAGTTCAAAGCAGTCTAGCACGGCGAAGGCATCCTCGTCTGCCAGCACCCAGTCGTCAACCAAGGCCACAACGACGACAAATGGCACGACCCGGTTAGCCACGCTTAATCAGCAACTCACCAAAGCATTGGGGAACGTTCTGTTGCCACAAACAGATGGTCTGACCAGCGGCAGTCAACAGTTAAACGTCCGCTACCAAGGCAGCCAAGCGAACTACACGGTCAGCTACAGCGTTGGTCAAACCGCGCAAGCGTTTAATAGCAAAGCCGTCGCCAAAGAAACGCCGTATGCGACGGTGAATAAGAAGACCTACGCCTCTAATCAGGCGGCGGCCCAAGCCATTGGTCACCGCAATGCTTCAGATGCCAAGGGGCTACCAACCGTCGATTTAGGTCATCAAATTACTGGCTACCTGGATTCAGGTGCCGGTCAGCGTTATATTTTGTGGAACGAGGGCCAGTGGTCATTACAAGTCCACACCTATACCACGCAAAATGACTTAGGGGTCGCTTTGGCCAAACAAACGGTCAATACCCTCGAAAGCTACTATTTGCCTGCCCCTAAGTCGGTCGGGTCAATTCAGCTAGAGGCAATCTCCACGGATGGCTTACGACAAGTGATTCAGTGGCAAGCTGGACGAGTGGTTTACAAAGTCAGTGCACATGACGCCACTACGGCGATCAAACTCGCTGCTAGCATGCAATAGTGCCATTTAAATCTGAACAAGTTACTGGCGGATGACTTCTTGCCAGTGAGGCATCTAAAAAGGCTGTGTCACGGATAGTTAATCTGGGGACACAGCCTTTTTATGGAATTTTAGTTGGTCAACAAATCGGGACGTGCTCACGGACAGTCACTAGTTTGAGCAGTGCAGTAATGGTGCTTCTAAATAACAGCTACCGAGACACCTGGTTGCGCTCAGTAGCAGCTCATTTTAAGACTGTGGCATCCGTAACTGCCGCTCTAGGTCCACCGTGTTTTTCAAGATCAAGTCCTGGTCGGCGAGCGCGATGATTCGGTGATGCGTCAACACCTCAGAATCGACTAACGATTGGTAAATGCTGGCTGCCACGACCCAACTGGTATCGGTATCATAATCGCGGGCATGCAATAAGTCATAGCCGTCGCTAGTATCGAGATAGACTTGAAAGCCAATACCTAAGCGTGCTTGGAGCCGTTTGGCATAGCGCTGATACAGGGCCCGATTAGCAGCCGTATCAGGTGTCGGCCCGACGATGCGGTCACCTAACTGTAAGGTTGAAACTAAGCGTACTTGCATGTTCCGGACCTCCTTTACGTTGAAAATGCTAATCTTATTTTAGGCTAAACGTCGGTAAAAATAAAGACACGCGGATGGCTGACGGTCAACGCGTGTCTAACAAGTGAGCAATGGATCAAACTAGAAGGTTAATGAGAACAAGACCAGCCATGCCGATTAACAGCGCATACCCGAGTCCCGGTAGCAACGTTTTACGAAGAATCGCACCTTCCTGGCCACTGAGGCCGACGACTGAACTTACGGCAACAATATTGTGGACGCAGATCATGTTACCGGCAGCCGCACCGACCAATTGCGCGGCCAAGATAACGGTCGTACTTAAGTTGGCATTGGCTGCGATGTCGGCTTGAATCTGGGCAAACGTCAACGTGGAGACCGTGGTACTCCCAGTGACGAACGCGCCCAGTTGACCGAGGAACGGCGCCATGATGATCCAGACACCAGCGAGGTATTTGGCCACAAACTTGGCAATGTACATCGGCATGCTAGGTAGTGCCGCCTGATTCAGGCCTGAATTAGTAAAGACCTGGACCATGATCAAGGTGACGCCCAATGCAATCGCGGTGTTGCCCATTGACCGAACGACGGTACTGGCAGTTGGCAGCAAGGGCTTTAGTGAGCGGGCTTGTACTAGTAAGCCAATGATGGCGGCAATTGCTAAAATCGTTCCGGGTGAATATAACAGTTCCCAATCCGAATTGATTTGACTGTAGCCTAAGATATTCGTCCACGATAGGTTGAGATAGTGCGTCATCGCCGTCTTTAACGGCGTCAAGACCCGACTAGCGAGTAGTAACAGCACCACTAGTAAATAGGGAAACCAGGCCGTGACCAAGCTCATCTGATGTTTTGCAGCTGGCTGTGGAGCGTTGCCATCCGTGCGCCACGGTGCAGTTTGAACCGTTTTTGGTAACAACCACCTGAACCGAATCGTGACGATAGCGACCACTAAAGTGCCCAGTGGTGCGATGATCGAAACAAATTCATAACCAATCAGCCAAACGGTCAGTAGTGCCAAACAACTATATACAAAGCCGATGACTAACGCCCATGGTAAGGTTGTCAGCCACTGCTTGAAACGGTGCTCCTTAGGGCCGAACCAGAGAATCAAAATTAAGATCAGCACTGCCGGCATTAACGCTCCTACGAATAAATCAAGTTGTGTGATTCGCAAGCCAATTGCGTTGAGCAGGCTCGTTTTTTCAGTCACGTTGCTGAGTCCAACGGTCAAAGGCGTGCCGACCGCACCGAACGCAGCCGGAGTCGAGTCTGCAACCAATGCTAAAATCACCGCTGCCATTGGTGAAAAGCCCAAAGCAATTAGTAGCGGCGCGGTGACCATGGCCGGTGTCCCAAAGCCGGAAACCCCTTCAATCAACCCGCCAAACAGGAAGGCGACCAAGACCGTTTGAAGCCGCATATCCGCTGACAAGGCTTGAAAGCCCTGATTAATACGATCAATAGCCCCAGTGGCCCGTAGACAATTTAGCATTAACAATGCACCGAATAAAATCCATAAAATCGGTAACGCTTTATGAATCGCTTGTAAAATCGAAGCGGTGATCACCATTGGACTGAGATGCCAGAAGAAATAGCCAGTCACGATCACAACCAA encodes:
- a CDS encoding RNA-binding protein, encoding MNRNVEVKYPAIFRDEGTYWDVRFPDVPAAQTFGSSVQVAADNAANALAIALFERSLPAASDPQYWRLASTEFVVWITMADVQFGPGADTPEPMN
- a CDS encoding DUF4931 domain-containing protein codes for the protein MHHLPLIFDTEIAKGKPENIRHPQHACPFCDRQQLTDILATENDRIWLLNKFPTLQATWQTIVIESSDHTGDISTYSSSQNRAVFAFAIKHWQATIASGRFKSVLLYKNFGPHSGGSLRHPHMQIVGLTAVDGYAKITAANLTGYPVMTIGPVAVTISDQPVMGFVEFNVTAPLTAIATLADAVQVVVRYLLHTYFQGRCDSYNLFVYPQDSQITVKVVPLFNVSPYYIGYQLTQADTPKRMRAIADELRQKFATATD
- a CDS encoding MFS transporter, whose protein sequence is MLSPLIRRNLQLSYGYAACSFLGITTLWVIFLQQRGLSLVAIGLCESVFHLTSFLSEVPSGVIADRFGYRSVLISSRLMAIGHAIIMLTAHSLGWFLLAFVLQAWAYNLQSGTLAAAQYDSLVAADATRRYPHVTTVLNTTIEIADTVGVVLAGWLLGHHLIWTYWIYLVAALIAVLLTASLKIPAGIAPTESRPGLRQITVAAWHVLQTQPRLRALILFDAVFSAVSTTYYYYFQTVMTARHFTSPKITTILVIGLAVNVAAIQLTPWLQAHFAQRRLLIGLCGSLTLTLLGSFNSAPNWLISAYLVINGLQALLEPLLSNYYNQLIPNGQRATLLSVASMGFSLAMVGSFPGIGWLIQHWGFTLTFGTSGLLILLVGLGWLLNVKLHAVTED
- a CDS encoding DUF960 domain-containing protein — translated: MFEPDEERFATVGLADQLPGAVIDSIWEIIDQDLKGVVHLPQVLQFALLARNGQVTVIFEARHVAIMEFDLPIAFQHGFPETVAVLDDGRTQTMMLMDELAD
- a CDS encoding DUF1003 domain-containing protein, with translation MAKTAICIVDQQRYQVVDGMRLEELESGLRQMIMADFPQAHNSSFICSEHLVHYRLAKMDAMIENDYRQNDKVNAQLSKILANHTYRVVDVNSELEQSLTFGQRVADAVARFGGSWAFIISFVLVMLVWMLLNVLPIFSHHFDPYPFILLNLFLSMVAAIQAPLIMMSQNRAAEYDRLQATNDFKVNSMSEEEIRVLHSKVDHLIQQDEPNMLEIQKMQTQMLGEIQAQVNELRRLQPRRRRNQS
- a CDS encoding DUF368 domain-containing protein yields the protein MSTKTTDTFWKRFFKGIVIALGFILPGVSGGVLAAILGIYERLLGFMAHFRQNFKRDFWYFVPVGLGGIVGIAALSAPLEYLLAHAQVIVLWGFAGAIIGTLPALTKTAVSQSKRDWLDLVWFFGTFFISAGLLYFMSELFGTLPANFGGFIVAGALIALGVLVPGLSPSNLLLILGLFTPMLTGFKKFDIVGVYLPIAIGGILAMALFSKLMDYLLIKFHSRVYHFILGIVLASTLLILIPNPYAAESISYANATLSTYLFSAVALLIGIGLGYWMSALETKYK
- a CDS encoding amino acid permease, which produces MENQQLARKLKRRHVQMIALGGAIGTGLFLGSGSAIKQAGPSILLAYAIGGFFCYLMMRALGELLLSDTRLHSFLEFINRYLGKRFEFAIGWTYWLCWISLAMADLTASGIYIRYWFPWIPQWVTPLIIILILLVFNMLSVSAFGELEYWFSMIKVVAIIALIVTGAILIGSSAHVGGQTVSITNLVSHGGFFPKGVQGFLMSFSLVIFAFTGIEMVGITAGEAENPETELPRAINSLPIRISFFYVGALFVIMSIYPWDQITTSQSPFVQVFSDIGIKAAASIINFVVLTAALSACNSAIFSTSRTLFTLAHGQNAPKWMGKVNRYNVPAQSLLFSSLILLIIVALNYVIPSTVFTLISNVATTNFIIVWCALLVCHLVYKRTADSANNPFKLPLFPLSNVATLVFFIAVTVILCFDTVNRWAVIGSVVWFVALLVIERGMHRVQSEN
- a CDS encoding L-lactate permease translates to MILVASAAIILPLILLGGLNLSATRGMSLSALVVIVTGYFFWHLSPMVITASILQAIHKALPILWILFGALLMLNCLRATGAIDRINQGFQALSADMRLQTVLVAFLFGGLIEGVSGFGTPAMVTAPLLIALGFSPMAAVILALVADSTPAAFGAVGTPLTVGLSNVTEKTSLLNAIGLRITQLDLFVGALMPAVLILILILWFGPKEHRFKQWLTTLPWALVIGFVYSCLALLTVWLIGYEFVSIIAPLGTLVVAIVTIRFRWLLPKTVQTAPWRTDGNAPQPAAKHQMSLVTAWFPYLLVVLLLLASRVLTPLKTAMTHYLNLSWTNILGYSQINSDWELLYSPGTILAIAAIIGLLVQARSLKPLLPTASTVVRSMGNTAIALGVTLIMVQVFTNSGLNQAALPSMPMYIAKFVAKYLAGVWIIMAPFLGQLGAFVTGSTTVSTLTFAQIQADIAANANLSTTVILAAQLVGAAAGNMICVHNIVAVSSVVGLSGQEGAILRKTLLPGLGYALLIGMAGLVLINLLV